AGTCGTTCGAGGACAAGGTACTGTCCGCGCGCGAGCGGTCGCTGTCGCGCGAGAAGGTGTTGTACGAGCAGTTGCTGGACACGCTGGGCGGGCAGTTGGAGCCGCTCAAGCAGTGCGCCGGTGCCTTGAGCGAGCTGGACGTGCTGGCCGGTTTCGCCGAGCGCGCCCAGGCGCTGGACTGGGCCCGCCCGGAGCTGGAGACCGCACCGTGCCTGCGCATCGAACGTGGCCGCCACCCGGTGGTGGAAGCGGTGCGCGAGCAGCCGTTCGAACCCAACGACCTGGACCTGCACCCGGACCGCCGCATGCTGGTGATCACCGGCCCGAACATGGGCGGTAAATCCACCTACATGCGCCAGAACGCGCTGATCGTACTGCTGGCCCACATCGGCAGCTTCGTGCCGGCCAGCCGCGCGGTGATCGGCCCGATCGACCGTATCCTGACCCGCATTGGCGCCGGCGACGACCTCGCGCGCGGGCAGTCGACGTTCATGGTGGAAATGGCCGAAACCAGCTACATCCTGCACCACGCCAGCGGCCACTCGCTGGTGTTGATGGACGAGATCGGCCGCGGCACGTCCACCTACGACGGCTTGGCCCTGGCCGACGCGGTGGCGCGCCACCTCGCCTACCAGAACCGCTGCTACACGCTGTTTGCCACCCATTACTTCGAGTTGACCGCACTGGCCGACGAGCAGCACGAAGGCGGCACCAGCGGTATCGCCAACGTGCACCTGGATGCGGTGGAGCATGGCGACGCGCTGGTGTTCATGCACGCGGTGAAGGACGGCCCGGCCAACCGCAGCTTCGGCCTGCAGGTCGCCGCGCTGGCCGGGCTGCCGAAATCCACGGTCGCCCAGGCCCGCCGGCGCCTGGCCGAACTGGAGCAGCGTGGCGGGGAAAGCCAGGTCGCCACGGTCACCCCGCAGGCCTTGGATGCACCGCAGCAGTTCGGCCTGTTCAACGCGCCCAGCACCGCCGCGCAGGACGCGCTGGCCGCGATCGACCCCGACGAGCTCACCCCCAAGCAGGCGCTGGAAGCGCTGTACCGGTTGAAGGCGCTGGTCTGACCGGCGCCCGGCACGACCAACGGTCGTGCCCTACCGGGCGATGCGAGGACGCCCACGCGCCCACACGGTGGCACGCGACCGTCGGTCGGGTGGCGACGACGATGCCACCCGTCGGCCGAACCGCCCGGTGGCACCCGACCGTTGGTCGGGTGGCCCCGTGCCCGGGCGACCCCGGTAGTGCCGGCCGCTGGCCGGCTCCACGCACCCCCACCGCAGCACGACCAACGGTCGTGCCCTACCGGGTGATAACCGGGCACCGCCCACGGAACACCACAACGGGGGCGACCGACCATTGGTCGGACGGCCCCCCACACCGGTAGCACCCGACCGTTGGTTGGGTGGCCTCTTCCCCCGGTAGCACCCGACCGTTGGTCGGGTGGGCCCTTCGCATCCCCGTAGTAAATCCGGCGGTATGCTCGGGCGGTCCGCCACCTGCCTGGAGTCCGTCGTGAACAACGCATCGCTTGCTGCTTCCCTCTTCCAACAACTGCAGCAGGGCCAAGGCCTGCAGCAGGTGTCCCAGCAACTGGGCATTGAACCTGCCCAGGCCAGCAGCGCCGTCGGCGCGGCGCTGCCGCTGCTGCTCGGCGCGATGGGCCGCAACGCCCAGCAACCGCAGGGCGCCGACGCCCTGCTTGGCGCACTGCAGCGCGATCACGCGCCGGCCGCCGGGGGTGGCTTCGATCTGGGCGGCCTGCTCGGCAGCGTGCTGGGCGGCGGCGGTGGCAACGCCACCAACGGGGCCGGCATCCTCGGCCATGTGTTTGGCGGCAACAGCGACCGCGCCGCGCAGGGCCTGAGCCAGGCCACCGGGCTGGACAGCAGCAAGACCAGCCAGCTGCTGGCCATCCTCGCCCCGATCGTCATGTCCTACCTGGCGCAGCGCTTCGCCAATGGCGGCAACGCCGGCCAGCTCACCCAGGCGCTCGGCCAGGAAGCGGAAGCGGCCAGCAGTGGCGGCCTGCTCACCTCGGTGCTGGACCAGGACGGCGATGGCCAGCTGGGTATTGGGGATCTGCTCAAGCTGGGGGGCGGGTTGCTCGGCAAGCGGTGATGTCCGATTGACCATAGGGTGCTGGGAGCCGGCCAGCGGCCGGCACTACCGGGGGGCCGCTTTGGTATAGGCCCGTCCTATCGCTTTGGTTGATTCGTTCGAATTTACCGAATGCCTGAACGTGCTTAACGTAGAGGCATTCCCGCAGGAGATCGTCGGATGCATCGATTGACCCCATCGCGCACGCGCGTCCAATCCATGCCCATCGACCGTGCCGGATGCTCCTCGCCCTGAGCGAAGCGCTCTTTCCGATTGCCCTGCCCAACCGCGGCAGGTGCCCACATTCGCAAGTACACAGGTAGCGACCCATGAAAAGCGAAGCCAAGTGCCCGTTCAACCACGCCCTCGTCGGCGATGCCACCACCAACCGCGACTGGTGGCCCAAGCAGCTGCGCGTGGACCTGCTCAACCAGCATTCCAACCGTTCCACCCCGCTCGATGACGGCTTTGACTACGCCACCGCGTTCAAGGGGCTGGACTACGCCGCGCTCAAAGCCGACCTCACCGCACTGATGACCGACTCGCAGGAGTGGTGGCCGGCCGACTTCGGCCATTACGGCGGCCTGTTCGTGCGCATGGCCTGGCACAGCGCCGGCACCTACCGCATCGGCGACGGGCGCGGCGGCGGCGGTCGCGGCCAGCAGCGCTTCGCCCCGCTCAACAGCTGGCCGGACAACGTCAGCCTGGACAAGGCACGCCGCCTGCTGTGGCCGATCAAGCAGAAGTATGGCCAAGCCATCTCCTGGGCCGACCTGCTGATCCTCACCGGCAACGTCGCGCTGGAATCGATGGGCTTCAAGACGCTGGGCTTCGCTGGTGGCCGCCCCGATACCTGGGAACCGGACCAGGACGTGTACTGGGGCCGCGAAACCACCTGGCTTGGCGGCGACGTGCGTTATGCGCATGGCTCCGAGGGCGTGCAGGAAGACCACGGCGTGCTGGTGTCCGATGACGACGCCGACGGCGACGTGCACTCGCGCGACCTGGAGAACCCGCTGGCGGCCGTGCAGATGGGCCTGATCTACGTGAACCCGGAAGGCCCGGACGGCAATCCCGATCCGCTCAAGGCCGCCTTCGACATCCGCGATACCTTCGGGCGCATGGCCATGGACGACGAGGAAACCGTTGCCCTGATCGCCGGCGGCCACAGCTTCGGCAAGACCCACGGCGCCGGCCCGGCCGACAACGTCGATGTGGAACCGGAAGCGGCGGGCCTCGAGAGCCAGGGCCTGGGCTGGGCCAACAGATTCGGCACCGGCAAGGGCGGCGACACCATCACCAGCGGCCTGGAAGTGACCTGGACGCGCACCCCGGCGCAGTGGAGCCACGACTTCTTCGAGATCCTGTTCGGCCACGAGTGGGAACTGACCAAGAGCCCGGCAGGTGCCCATCAGTGGGTGGCCAAGGACAGCGAGGCGATCATTCCAGACGCTCACGACCCGTCGAAGAAGCATCGCCCGACCATGCTCACCACCGACCTGTCGCTGCGCGTGGACCCGGCGTACGAGAAAATCTCGCGCCGCTTCCTGGCCGAGCCGCAGGCCTTCGCCGACGCCTTCGCACGCGCCTGGTTCAAGCTCACTCATCGCGACATGGGCCCGCGCACGCGCTATCTGGGCCCGGAGATCCCGGCCGAGGAATTCATCTGGCAGGATCCGGTGCCCGCAGCGACACGGCCGTTGATCGACGCCCAGGACATCGCCGGCTTGAAGCAACAGATCGCCAGCGCCGGGTTGAGCGTGGCCGAGCTGGTGTCCACCGCGTGGGCGTCGGCGTCGACCTTCCGCGGCTCGGACAAGCGTGGTGGCGCCAACGGCGCGCGCATCCGCCTGGCCCCGCAGAAAGACTGGGCGGTGAACCAGCCGCAGCAGCTGGCCAAGGTGCTGGCCGCGCTGGAGAAGATCCAGTCGGGCTTCAACGGCAGCGGCAGCAAGCAGGTATCGCTGGCCGACCTGATCGTGCTGGCCGGCGGCGTGGGTGTTGAACAGGCGGCCAAGGCCGGTGGCCACGACATCAGCGTGCCGTTCACGCCCGGCCGCACCGATGCCAGCCAGGACCAGACCGACGTGGAATCGTTCGCGGTGCTGGAGCCGTATGCCGACGGCTTCCGCAATTACCTCAAGGGCCGTTACAGCGTGCCCGCCGAGGTGCTGCTGATCGACAAGGCGCAGCTGCTCACGCTGACCGCGCCGGAGCTGACCGCGCTGGTCGGCGGGCTGCGCGTGCTGGGTGCCAACGTCGATGGCAATGCGCAGGGTGTACTGACCGATCGCCCGGGCACGTTGAGCAACGATTTCTTCGTGAACCTGCTGGACATGCGCACGCAGTGGAAGGCCGCTGGCGGTGGCTATGAAAGCAGTGGTGCCAAGCGCTGGACCGGCAGCAGGGCTGATCTGGTGTTCGGGTCCAACTCGGTGCTGCGTGCCCTGGCCGAGGTGTACGCCAGTGCCGACGGCGAGAAGAAGCTGGTCCAGGATTTCGTCGCCGCCTGGACGCGGGTGATGGAACTGGATCGCTACGACCTGCACGCTTGAGCCATCCAGGGGACCGACCTGCGGGTCGGTCCCTTCCGGCGTCCGTCGACATGCAGTGCCACGGCCTGCAGCCGCATGCGGGTATCAGCGGCCGGCAGCGCGCAGACGTTTGAGGATCGGCGCGAACTGCGGGCTTTCGGTGCGCATGGGCGTAGGCACCTTGCCCGCCTCCACGTCACGCCAGTACGTCGCCGGCAGTGCGGCGTCGCCCAGTTCGTAGTCCATGCCATCCCACGCGTCTTCGCGGAAGGCGTAGAACGCCCAATGCACCTTCTGTGCCTCGAGCACGCGCAGGACATCGTCCAGGTAGGCCGGGCAATCCGGCCAACGGCGCATGCAGCCGAACTCACCGACCACCATCTGGCTTCGCGCCACGCCATGCTCGTCGGCCCACGCCAGGGGCTGCTGCAGATAGCTGGCCACGCGCGTTGCATTCCACTGCGTCTTGCCCGGGCCGAACGGCACCACGGCCGGATACCGATACGGCGTGGCCCGCTTCTGGTTGGGGGCGCTGGTGGCCGCGTACGGCTCGTACATGTGCACGCTGTACAGCAGATGCGGATCTTTCAGCGGCGCAGGCCAGTACGCCAGCGCGTCGGCAGCTGCATACCAGCCCGGGTCCAGCATCAAGGGCATGTCGGCATCGACCTCGCGCACCGCCGCGATCAAGCCGGTGTAGAAGCGTGGCAGATCACGCGGCCCGTCCTTCACGGTGGCATACCACGCGCGCATCGCGGCCGGGTCGGCATGCTCGCGCAGCGGGGTGCCGTACTCCGGGGCGGGCTCGTTGATCAGGTTGTAGGCCACCAGCGCCGGGTGCCCGCGCAGCGCACGCGCGAGGTCGCGCCAGAACGCCTGCGCGGGCCGATGGTTGTCGAACGACTGCCAGAGCCGCTGGTCGACCACCCCGCCGTTCTTCTGCTTCCAGCGCAGCAGCGGCAGCGACAAGGGCACCAGCACCACCTTGATGCCGGCGGCATCGGCATCGTCGAGCACCCGGCGCAGGGTGGCGACGTCGGCCGGCACCAAGCCCTGGTAGCGATCGGCATTGCCCATCAGGAAATCGCGGCCACCGGCCGAACGCCACTTGTCCGGTGTCAGCCGTACCCAGGTGGCGCCGGTGGCGCGCAGCGCATCGAAATAGGCGCGGTCCGGTGGCTGTTCGTTGAAGCTGTTGCCGCCGCGCTGCGGCTGGCTCCAGAAGGTGTTGACGGCGGCCTGCGCACTGAAGGCGAACAGGCACAGCAGCATGCAGCAAAGGCGGATCGACAGCGGGCGCATGGGCGCACCTCCTTGAACGAAGCGGCAGCCTGACGCATGCCCATGGCATACACCGTGACTACGTCCCTGTTTCCGACATCAATAGTCACAATGCGTGGAAGCCACGAAACCACTAGAGCGAATCGATGTCCCCGAGTGCACGGATCAAGCGACGCGCGCGTTTGTCCGGGCGATGCTCCGGCGGCAGGTAACCATTGCGCGCAGCCTGGCGTTGGGCATGCGCCTCGGCCCGTCGCGCGCGCGACGCCTCGCTTTCCTCGTACAGCTGCTGCGCCACCGGTGCCGGCCCGCGCAGCTCGCTCAGGCCACGCACCTGCACCTCGTAGACGTCGTCGCCCCGGCTGATCTGCAGCTGCTCGCCCACGCGCACCGCGCGCGAGGATTTGGGGCGTTGCCCGGCCACGTCCACTTTGCCCGTCTCCACGGCCTGCTTGGCCAGGCTGCGGGTCTTGAAGAAGCGTGCGGCCCACAGCCACACGTCCAGCCGCACGGCGGCCAACGGCGTTGCTTCGATCATGCGGGTTGTTCAGCTCCCCGGCTCTGCCGGTCGTCGGTTCAAGGGTTGCGGCGCCGCCGGATTGCCGCGGCAGCCGGTGCCACCGATCAGCACGGGCACGCCCGCATCGAGATCCCGGCGCTCGCTGCCGACCTGGCATTCCGGTCGGTCCATGGGCCGCACCTGCGCATCGCCGAGGCGGTCCATACCCGAAGAACATGCGGGCAGCACCGCAGCAATCAAGAGCAGCGCCAGCGCGGGCATGAACCGGTCAGCCAGCGCGGCGCGCCGGCACCTGTTGCGGATGAAGGTTGGCATCGCGATGTTCCCCTGACGGGCTTGATGCTAGTGTGCCTCTCCCCGAGCCCGATCTCCACCGCACATGGCCAAGGCGCCGCTTGACCTGACCACCGGCCCTATCGGGCGCAACCTGTTCCTGTTCGCGCTGCCGATCCTGGCCGGCAACATTGCCCAGTCATTGAACGGGTCGGTGAATGCGATCTGGGTGGGGCGGTTCCTCGGCGAAGCGGCGCTGACAGCCACGGCCAACGCCAACAACATCATGTTCTTCCTGATCGGCTCGGTGTTCGGCATCGGCATGGCCGCCACCATCCTGATCGGCCAGGCCATGGGCGCGCGCGACATCCCCCAGGCGCGCCGGGTGATGGGCACCAGTGCCACCTTCTTCATCGGGCTGTCAGTGGTGATCGCCATCGCCGGCTGGTGGCTGTCGCACCCGCTGCTGGCCGCGATGGGCACCCCGGCCGAATCGCTGCCGCTGGCCGAGGCCTACCTGCGCATCATCTTCCTGGCGATGCCTACGCTG
This is a stretch of genomic DNA from Stenotrophomonas rhizophila. It encodes these proteins:
- a CDS encoding glycoside hydrolase family 5 protein produces the protein MRPLSIRLCCMLLCLFAFSAQAAVNTFWSQPQRGGNSFNEQPPDRAYFDALRATGATWVRLTPDKWRSAGGRDFLMGNADRYQGLVPADVATLRRVLDDADAAGIKVVLVPLSLPLLRWKQKNGGVVDQRLWQSFDNHRPAQAFWRDLARALRGHPALVAYNLINEPAPEYGTPLREHADPAAMRAWYATVKDGPRDLPRFYTGLIAAVREVDADMPLMLDPGWYAAADALAYWPAPLKDPHLLYSVHMYEPYAATSAPNQKRATPYRYPAVVPFGPGKTQWNATRVASYLQQPLAWADEHGVARSQMVVGEFGCMRRWPDCPAYLDDVLRVLEAQKVHWAFYAFREDAWDGMDYELGDAALPATYWRDVEAGKVPTPMRTESPQFAPILKRLRAAGR
- a CDS encoding DUF937 domain-containing protein, with translation MLGRSATCLESVVNNASLAASLFQQLQQGQGLQQVSQQLGIEPAQASSAVGAALPLLLGAMGRNAQQPQGADALLGALQRDHAPAAGGGFDLGGLLGSVLGGGGGNATNGAGILGHVFGGNSDRAAQGLSQATGLDSSKTSQLLAILAPIVMSYLAQRFANGGNAGQLTQALGQEAEAASSGGLLTSVLDQDGDGQLGIGDLLKLGGGLLGKR
- a CDS encoding RNA-binding S4 domain-containing protein; the protein is MIEATPLAAVRLDVWLWAARFFKTRSLAKQAVETGKVDVAGQRPKSSRAVRVGEQLQISRGDDVYEVQVRGLSELRGPAPVAQQLYEESEASRARRAEAHAQRQAARNGYLPPEHRPDKRARRLIRALGDIDSL
- the katG gene encoding catalase/peroxidase HPI produces the protein MKSEAKCPFNHALVGDATTNRDWWPKQLRVDLLNQHSNRSTPLDDGFDYATAFKGLDYAALKADLTALMTDSQEWWPADFGHYGGLFVRMAWHSAGTYRIGDGRGGGGRGQQRFAPLNSWPDNVSLDKARRLLWPIKQKYGQAISWADLLILTGNVALESMGFKTLGFAGGRPDTWEPDQDVYWGRETTWLGGDVRYAHGSEGVQEDHGVLVSDDDADGDVHSRDLENPLAAVQMGLIYVNPEGPDGNPDPLKAAFDIRDTFGRMAMDDEETVALIAGGHSFGKTHGAGPADNVDVEPEAAGLESQGLGWANRFGTGKGGDTITSGLEVTWTRTPAQWSHDFFEILFGHEWELTKSPAGAHQWVAKDSEAIIPDAHDPSKKHRPTMLTTDLSLRVDPAYEKISRRFLAEPQAFADAFARAWFKLTHRDMGPRTRYLGPEIPAEEFIWQDPVPAATRPLIDAQDIAGLKQQIASAGLSVAELVSTAWASASTFRGSDKRGGANGARIRLAPQKDWAVNQPQQLAKVLAALEKIQSGFNGSGSKQVSLADLIVLAGGVGVEQAAKAGGHDISVPFTPGRTDASQDQTDVESFAVLEPYADGFRNYLKGRYSVPAEVLLIDKAQLLTLTAPELTALVGGLRVLGANVDGNAQGVLTDRPGTLSNDFFVNLLDMRTQWKAAGGGYESSGAKRWTGSRADLVFGSNSVLRALAEVYASADGEKKLVQDFVAAWTRVMELDRYDLHA